Proteins encoded in a region of the Acidobacteriota bacterium genome:
- a CDS encoding D-cysteine desulfhydrase family protein, whose translation MATALASLTSLPRVILAPHPTPIDSLTRLRAALGPACPSLYMKRDDLLSFGMGGNKVRKLQTVLAEAASAGADTLITCGGLQSNHCRATAAAGAALGMRVILVVNGVQQERPTGNALLDQLFGADVRYASSRDERASMMESVAEEEKAAGRRPCVIPLGASTPIGAAGFALGIQEVLVAGLRPDVIIHSTSSGGTQAGLIAGCALFGLKARIIGISADESSTALVAVVRSLVEGMAARLGGSHAALGADRDVVVDDRFVGDGYGIPTEGSREALTLVARHEGIVLDPVYTAKAMAGLIERIRRDSFSAGETILFWHTGGQVGLFA comes from the coding sequence GTGGCTACCGCACTCGCGTCACTGACGTCATTGCCCCGCGTCATCCTGGCGCCTCATCCCACGCCGATCGACTCGCTCACGAGACTGCGCGCGGCGCTCGGACCCGCGTGTCCATCGCTCTACATGAAGCGCGACGACCTGCTCTCGTTTGGAATGGGCGGCAACAAGGTTCGCAAGCTCCAGACTGTGCTCGCCGAAGCCGCATCCGCCGGCGCCGACACGCTCATCACCTGCGGGGGTCTTCAGTCCAATCACTGTCGCGCCACAGCGGCCGCCGGCGCGGCGTTGGGGATGCGCGTGATCCTGGTGGTCAACGGTGTTCAACAGGAACGGCCCACCGGCAACGCACTGCTCGATCAACTCTTCGGAGCCGACGTCCGCTACGCGTCGTCTCGGGACGAACGGGCCTCGATGATGGAAAGTGTTGCCGAAGAGGAGAAAGCAGCGGGTCGGCGACCCTGCGTCATTCCGCTGGGCGCGTCCACGCCGATCGGCGCGGCGGGCTTCGCCCTCGGGATTCAGGAAGTGCTCGTCGCCGGCCTTCGACCCGACGTCATCATCCATTCCACGTCGTCAGGCGGGACGCAGGCGGGACTCATTGCAGGATGCGCGTTGTTCGGCTTGAAGGCGCGCATCATCGGCATCAGCGCCGATGAGTCGTCTACGGCTCTGGTAGCTGTAGTTCGCAGCCTCGTCGAAGGTATGGCCGCCCGCCTTGGCGGATCACATGCGGCGCTTGGTGCGGATCGTGACGTGGTGGTGGACGATCGTTTTGTGGGCGACGGGTACGGCATTCCAACGGAAGGCTCTCGCGAAGCGCTGACGCTGGTGGCGAGGCACGAAGGGATCGTCCTCGATCCCGTGTACACCGCAAAAGCAATGGCCGGGCTGATCGAACGTATCCGACGAGACAGCTTCTCGGCCGGCGAAACCATATTGTTCTGGCACACCGGCGGCCAGGTGGGGTTATTTGCATGA
- a CDS encoding peptidoglycan-binding protein gives MPTTPRFAVSALICFAALTMAVPVSAQDDKDKNKIEKCPTPYGTLAVNEPTDEVLGWLRRYSLESPSALIRIYAQESNCFVVVERGRGMQNLQQERALGASGELQSGSNMGKGQMVAADFVLTPYVQFADNNAGGVGGAVGGALGRRVGIGVGGSLKFKEAESSITLSSTRTGVQVASAQGKARQRDFSLGGLGIAGGLLGGAGAYSSTAEGKVIAASLLDNFNAVVAKVQASSLKPMAADRVAALGGGESPAAGSGFNEGDVVHAKIDGVKLMATASDTSKVIAALKKSDELVVMGSAAGGYIKVLGSMGEGFVKAVLVAK, from the coding sequence ATGCCAACCACACCTCGCTTCGCTGTGTCCGCCCTGATCTGTTTTGCCGCACTGACCATGGCTGTCCCTGTGTCCGCTCAGGACGACAAGGACAAGAACAAGATCGAAAAGTGCCCCACGCCGTACGGCACGCTCGCGGTCAATGAGCCCACCGATGAAGTGCTCGGATGGCTGCGCCGCTATTCGCTCGAGTCGCCCTCGGCACTCATCCGAATCTACGCCCAGGAATCCAACTGCTTTGTGGTGGTTGAGCGGGGCAGGGGCATGCAGAACCTCCAGCAGGAGCGCGCGCTGGGTGCGTCTGGCGAACTGCAGTCGGGCTCAAACATGGGCAAGGGTCAGATGGTGGCGGCCGACTTTGTGTTGACGCCCTACGTCCAGTTCGCAGACAACAACGCCGGTGGTGTCGGCGGCGCGGTCGGTGGCGCCCTCGGCCGCCGGGTTGGCATCGGGGTTGGCGGCAGCCTGAAGTTCAAGGAAGCCGAGTCGAGCATCACATTGTCGTCCACGCGCACGGGTGTGCAGGTGGCGTCGGCTCAAGGCAAAGCGCGGCAGCGTGATTTCAGCCTGGGCGGTTTGGGAATCGCGGGCGGACTCCTTGGCGGCGCCGGTGCGTACTCAAGCACGGCCGAGGGCAAGGTGATTGCCGCGAGTCTGCTCGACAACTTCAACGCCGTTGTCGCCAAGGTCCAGGCGTCTTCGCTCAAGCCGATGGCGGCCGACCGGGTGGCCGCGCTCGGTGGCGGTGAATCACCCGCGGCCGGTTCGGGCTTCAACGAAGGCGACGTCGTTCACGCGAAGATCGACGGCGTGAAACTCATGGCCACGGCGAGCGACACCTCCAAGGTGATCGCTGCGCTGAAGAAGTCTGACGAACTTGTCGTGATGGGTTCCGCAGCCGGCGGTTACATCAAGGTCCTGGGTTCGATGGGCGAAGGCTTCGTCAAAGCGGTGCTCGTCGCGAAGTGA
- a CDS encoding nitroreductase family protein has protein sequence MTHPKHADADHKVLDLIRERWSPRAFDATREVTMDDLWRLFEAARWAPSSRNEQPWRFVVAHRQQSPETYQALFAALGASNQAWAGTAPVLILAAVQLTVELTGEANRHAYYDTGQAVAFLTLQAQSQGLAIRQMEGFSHAIAREVCQVPDAFEPAVVMAVGYPGLPEALASEKHRAAEVTPRRRRRAADFVFDGAWGKTL, from the coding sequence ATGACACATCCCAAGCACGCCGACGCAGACCACAAAGTGCTCGACCTCATCCGCGAACGGTGGAGCCCGCGGGCGTTTGACGCCACTCGTGAGGTGACGATGGACGATCTGTGGCGCCTGTTCGAGGCAGCGCGCTGGGCGCCCTCCTCGCGCAACGAACAGCCCTGGCGTTTTGTCGTAGCGCACCGGCAGCAGTCGCCGGAGACGTACCAGGCGCTCTTCGCCGCATTGGGCGCCAGCAATCAAGCGTGGGCCGGCACGGCACCCGTGCTGATTCTCGCCGCGGTCCAGCTCACCGTGGAGCTCACCGGCGAAGCCAACCGCCACGCGTACTACGACACCGGCCAGGCCGTCGCCTTCCTGACGCTGCAGGCCCAGTCACAGGGGCTGGCCATCCGGCAGATGGAAGGCTTCAGCCACGCCATCGCGCGCGAAGTGTGTCAGGTGCCCGACGCCTTCGAACCCGCGGTGGTGATGGCCGTCGGCTACCCCGGGCTACCAGAGGCTCTGGCGAGTGAAAAGCACCGCGCGGCCGAGGTCACGCCACGCCGTCGCCGCCGCGCCGCCGACTTCGTCTTCGATGGCGCCTGGGGGAAGACCCTCTGA
- a CDS encoding pyridoxal phosphate-dependent aminotransferase has translation MAQFLDSVPFSGIIRIRDMMYSVDRPFRLDQGDVSFDAPESVKEALRKGIAENRTHYVQTTGIPPLLDLLVEKMRTQNGIPIGGADEVMVTNGGIHGQYIACLALLEPGDEVLVPDPCWPPTVSNILAAQAVPVPFPVYESLGWRPDMDELARLITPKTKAILINTPSNPTGGVMTREDVDQLAALVMERNLWVFADEAYEDFVFDGHEHFSIASWPGLYERTIPLYTLSKTYAMTGLRLGYLAIKDKKINERARKIVSLTTSNVSSLIQYGAVGALQGPRQVVDDFRIELGARRDLFYEKLPKASKGILSGAPPVGAFYAFVKIDPAWKSPLPNAPESLSWAMTEFLIKKARIGCVPGVDFGSRGEGHIRLCFARDRKELDGALESMEAHL, from the coding sequence ATGGCTCAGTTCCTCGACTCCGTGCCCTTCTCTGGAATTATCCGCATCCGCGACATGATGTATTCGGTCGATCGGCCGTTTCGCCTCGATCAGGGCGACGTCAGTTTCGACGCGCCTGAATCGGTCAAAGAAGCGCTTCGCAAGGGCATCGCCGAGAATCGCACGCACTACGTGCAGACCACGGGCATTCCGCCGCTGCTGGACCTGCTGGTGGAAAAGATGCGCACCCAAAACGGCATTCCCATCGGCGGCGCGGACGAGGTCATGGTCACCAACGGCGGCATCCACGGCCAGTACATCGCGTGTCTGGCGTTGCTTGAGCCGGGTGACGAGGTACTGGTGCCCGATCCCTGCTGGCCGCCGACCGTGAGCAACATCCTGGCCGCGCAGGCCGTGCCGGTGCCGTTTCCTGTCTATGAATCGCTCGGCTGGCGTCCCGACATGGACGAACTGGCGCGCCTCATCACGCCCAAGACCAAGGCCATCCTGATCAACACGCCGAGCAACCCGACCGGCGGCGTGATGACGCGTGAAGACGTGGACCAACTCGCCGCGCTCGTCATGGAGCGCAACCTCTGGGTGTTCGCAGACGAGGCGTATGAGGACTTTGTGTTCGACGGACACGAACATTTCAGCATCGCGTCGTGGCCGGGCCTCTACGAGCGCACGATCCCGCTCTACACGCTCAGCAAGACGTACGCGATGACCGGCCTTCGCCTCGGTTATCTCGCCATCAAGGACAAGAAGATCAACGAACGCGCGCGGAAGATCGTGTCGTTGACGACGTCGAATGTGTCATCGCTGATTCAGTACGGCGCGGTGGGGGCGTTGCAGGGGCCGCGGCAGGTGGTGGACGATTTCCGCATCGAACTGGGCGCGCGGCGCGACCTGTTCTACGAGAAGTTGCCCAAGGCGTCCAAAGGTATCCTCAGCGGCGCTCCACCTGTGGGCGCGTTCTACGCCTTCGTGAAGATCGACCCTGCCTGGAAGTCGCCGCTGCCGAATGCGCCGGAGTCCTTGTCGTGGGCGATGACCGAGTTCCTGATCAAGAAGGCGCGGATCGGGTGTGTGCCCGGCGTGGACTTCGGCTCACGCGGCGAAGGCCACATCCGGCTGTGCTTCGCGCGCGACCGCAAGGAACTGGACGGCGCGCTCGAGTCGATGGAAGCGCACCTGTAG